Proteins co-encoded in one Alphaproteobacteria bacterium genomic window:
- a CDS encoding acyl-[ACP]--phospholipid O-acyltransferase codes for MANPEASPDTNSGIAALLKTRRFLPLFVTQFLGAMNDNVFKNALAILLLYRIAEQAGLNGQILVTAAAGIFILPFFLFSATAGQVADKFEKSSVIRRIKLAEIAIMGMAVAALYAGDTWFLLGVLFLMGAQSAFFGPLKYAILPDHLAKNELIAGNALVEAGTFLAILLGTVVGGLLVLQVNGIAYIAATVLTLAVVGWGGSRYIPVAGPADPALRIATNFLSETWRIVVRSAEQRTVFLSILGISWFWLVGATFLAQFPALARDVLGGDATVVTLFLTVFSVGIGLGSLLCNRLLKGRIDARYAPLGALGISVFMLDLYAAVAGLTPPDTLMDAAAFVADAGNWRILADLLLVSVSGGLYIVPLYAMVQTRSDHTERSRMVAANNIMNALFMVGGSLIASVLLAAGASVPALFLIVACANFFVVVYICGLLPDVLLKACLGWILRRVYRVEIRGRENIDALGPRAVIVANHVSFLDGALLAAFLPGKPTFAINTQMAQRWWLKPFVSLFDALPIDPANPLAIKQMVKAVAEGRHCVIFPEGRITVTGSLMKVHEGPGMVADKADAEILPVRIDGAQYTPFSRLRGKVRLRWFPKITMTFLPPRRIEIPEGITGRDRRQQIGLKLYDELSDLIFETRPQHQTLFDALVDARGIYGGGAAIAEDVARKPMTYNRLIAAALALGRGIAAETRPGERVGVFLPNSLGVLAAFFGLQAYGRVPAMLNYSSGTANLLATCKAARLRSIVISRRFVEIGKLQDAVAALEEDHRLIWLEDLRGRIGPAARIRAFIAGRFARWRASPASPRDPAAILFTSGSEGTPKGVVLSHANILSNCYQLAARVDFNASDRVLNALPVFHSFGLTGGTILPVLFGIHTFLYPSPLHYRVVPALAYDMNATITFGTDTFLSGYARVAHAYDFYSIRHVFAGAEKVRSETRDTWADKFGLRILEGYGATETAPALATNTPMHFRAGTVGRLLPGIACRLEPVPGIETGGRLLVSGPNVMLGYLRAENPGVLEPVPDGWYDTGDIVEIDDEGFVKIIGRARRFAKIAGEMVSLGAAEELASAVWPGHAHAAVTLPDPRRGEQIVLVTDCPDADAAALAAAGREKGIAEIAAPRTVVRVDSVPVLGSGKTDYAAVQKLAEAG; via the coding sequence ATGGCGAATCCCGAAGCGAGCCCCGATACAAATTCCGGTATCGCGGCTCTCCTGAAGACCCGGCGGTTCCTGCCGCTGTTCGTCACGCAGTTTCTGGGCGCGATGAACGACAATGTGTTCAAGAACGCCCTGGCCATCCTGTTGCTGTACCGGATCGCGGAACAGGCGGGGCTGAACGGGCAGATCCTGGTCACCGCCGCCGCCGGCATTTTCATCCTGCCGTTTTTCCTGTTCTCGGCCACGGCCGGGCAGGTTGCCGACAAGTTCGAAAAATCATCGGTGATCCGACGGATCAAGCTGGCGGAAATCGCGATCATGGGCATGGCGGTGGCCGCGCTGTACGCCGGCGATACCTGGTTCCTGCTCGGCGTGCTGTTCCTGATGGGCGCGCAGTCGGCGTTCTTCGGGCCGCTGAAATACGCGATCCTGCCGGATCATCTGGCGAAAAACGAACTGATCGCCGGCAACGCGCTGGTCGAGGCCGGCACCTTTCTCGCCATTCTTCTTGGTACTGTCGTCGGCGGGCTGCTGGTGCTGCAGGTTAACGGCATCGCCTATATCGCCGCGACCGTCCTGACGCTCGCGGTCGTCGGCTGGGGCGGCAGCCGCTATATCCCGGTCGCGGGGCCAGCCGACCCGGCGCTGCGGATCGCCACGAATTTCCTGTCGGAAACCTGGCGGATCGTCGTCCGCTCCGCCGAACAGCGCACGGTCTTCCTCTCGATCCTCGGCATTTCCTGGTTCTGGCTTGTCGGCGCGACCTTCCTCGCGCAGTTCCCCGCGCTGGCGCGCGATGTCCTGGGCGGCGACGCGACGGTGGTCACCCTGTTCCTGACGGTATTCTCCGTCGGTATCGGGCTCGGCTCGCTGCTGTGCAACCGTTTGCTGAAGGGGCGTATCGACGCGCGCTATGCGCCGCTCGGCGCGCTCGGCATCTCCGTCTTCATGCTGGACCTGTACGCCGCCGTCGCCGGGCTGACGCCGCCGGATACGCTGATGGACGCCGCCGCCTTCGTCGCGGATGCGGGCAACTGGCGGATCCTGGCCGACCTGCTGCTGGTATCGGTGTCCGGCGGGCTGTACATCGTACCGCTGTACGCGATGGTCCAGACCCGCAGCGACCATACCGAACGCTCCCGCATGGTCGCCGCGAACAATATCATGAACGCCCTGTTCATGGTCGGCGGATCGCTGATCGCGTCGGTCCTGCTGGCGGCGGGCGCGTCGGTGCCGGCCCTGTTCCTGATCGTCGCCTGCGCCAATTTCTTTGTCGTCGTCTATATTTGCGGGCTGCTGCCCGATGTGCTGCTGAAGGCATGCCTGGGCTGGATCCTGCGCCGCGTTTACCGGGTTGAAATCCGGGGCCGGGAGAATATCGACGCGCTCGGGCCCCGCGCGGTGATCGTCGCCAATCACGTATCGTTCCTGGATGGCGCCCTGCTTGCCGCCTTCCTGCCGGGCAAGCCGACATTCGCGATCAATACGCAGATGGCGCAGCGCTGGTGGCTGAAACCGTTCGTGTCGCTGTTCGATGCGCTGCCGATCGATCCCGCCAATCCACTGGCCATCAAGCAAATGGTGAAGGCGGTGGCCGAGGGCCGGCATTGCGTGATTTTCCCCGAAGGGCGAATTACCGTGACCGGTTCCCTGATGAAAGTGCATGAAGGCCCTGGCATGGTCGCCGACAAGGCGGATGCGGAAATCCTTCCGGTGCGCATCGACGGCGCGCAATACACGCCGTTCTCGCGCCTGCGCGGCAAGGTGCGGCTGCGCTGGTTCCCGAAGATCACCATGACGTTCCTGCCCCCGCGCCGGATCGAAATTCCCGAGGGGATAACCGGGCGCGACCGCCGGCAGCAGATCGGGTTGAAGCTGTATGACGAGCTGTCCGACCTGATCTTCGAAACCCGCCCGCAACACCAGACGCTGTTCGACGCGCTGGTCGATGCGCGCGGGATATATGGCGGCGGCGCGGCGATTGCCGAAGATGTCGCCCGCAAGCCGATGACCTACAACCGCCTGATCGCCGCCGCGCTGGCGCTGGGCCGCGGGATCGCCGCCGAAACGCGGCCGGGGGAACGGGTCGGCGTGTTCCTGCCGAATTCGCTGGGCGTCCTGGCGGCGTTCTTCGGCCTTCAGGCCTATGGGCGGGTGCCGGCCATGCTGAACTATTCATCCGGCACGGCGAACCTGCTGGCAACCTGCAAGGCCGCCCGGCTGCGTAGCATCGTCATCTCGCGGCGCTTCGTGGAAATCGGCAAGCTCCAGGATGCGGTTGCCGCGCTGGAAGAGGACCACCGGCTGATCTGGCTGGAGGATTTGCGCGGCCGGATCGGTCCCGCCGCCCGGATACGGGCGTTTATCGCGGGGCGCTTCGCCAGGTGGCGCGCGTCGCCCGCGTCGCCGCGGGACCCGGCGGCAATCCTGTTCACTTCCGGATCGGAGGGAACGCCCAAGGGGGTCGTGCTGTCGCACGCCAATATCCTGTCGAACTGCTACCAGCTTGCGGCGCGGGTCGATTTCAATGCTTCCGACCGCGTGCTGAACGCCCTGCCGGTCTTCCATTCCTTCGGCCTGACCGGCGGCACGATCCTGCCGGTGCTGTTCGGCATCCATACGTTCCTGTATCCGTCGCCCCTGCATTACCGGGTGGTCCCGGCGCTGGCCTACGATATGAACGCCACCATCACGTTTGGCACCGACACTTTCCTGTCCGGCTATGCCCGCGTCGCCCATGCCTATGATTTCTACAGCATCCGGCATGTCTTCGCCGGGGCGGAAAAGGTGCGATCCGAAACCCGCGACACCTGGGCGGACAAATTCGGGCTGCGTATCCTGGAAGGGTACGGCGCGACGGAGACCGCACCGGCGCTGGCCACCAACACGCCGATGCATTTCCGTGCCGGAACCGTCGGCCGGCTGCTGCCGGGGATCGCTTGCCGGCTGGAGCCGGTGCCCGGCATCGAAACCGGCGGGCGGCTGCTGGTATCCGGCCCCAACGTGATGCTGGGGTATCTCCGGGCGGAAAACCCGGGCGTGCTCGAACCCGTCCCCGACGGCTGGTACGACACGGGCGATATCGTCGAAATCGACGACGAGGGCTTCGTGAAAATCATCGGGCGGGCCAGGCGCTTCGCCAAGATTGCCGGTGAAATGGTGTCGCTCGGCGCGGCGGAGGAACTGGCCAGCGCGGTCTGGCCGGGTCATGCCCACGCTGCCGTGACCCTGCCGGACCCGCGCAGGGGCGAGCAGATCGTGCTGGTTACCGATTGCCCCGATGCGGACGCCGCGGCCCTGGCCGCTGCGGGGCGCGAGAAGGGCATCGCCGAGATCGCGGCGCCGCGGACGGTTGTCAGGGTCGATTCCGTACCGGTTCTGGGCTCCGGCAAGACGGATTATGCCGCGGTCCAAAAGCTCGCGGAAGCCGGTTAG
- a CDS encoding WHG domain-containing protein — translation MGRRSDHSRDEIRRMALAAAQRRLETGGLAALTARRVADDIGYAVGTLYNLFDNLDMLIVHVNGATLDMLHDALAPTVSGRNPDSDLAAMLAAYLRFLAENGNLWGALFEHRRTDEAPLPDWYLARVARVLAVLEAALRPLFPADDAAGCSQAARVLWASLHGICSLGESGKLPVISAQSVADMASSLVENYVAGLRMRQAKFLAAGV, via the coding sequence ATGGGACGCCGATCGGATCACAGCCGGGATGAAATCAGGCGGATGGCGCTGGCGGCGGCGCAGCGGCGGCTCGAAACGGGCGGGCTGGCGGCGCTGACGGCGCGCAGGGTGGCCGACGATATCGGCTATGCGGTCGGGACGCTGTACAACCTGTTCGACAATCTCGACATGCTGATCGTGCATGTGAACGGCGCCACGCTGGACATGCTGCACGACGCACTGGCGCCCACGGTCAGCGGCAGAAATCCGGACAGCGACCTGGCGGCGATGCTGGCGGCCTATCTGCGGTTCCTGGCGGAAAACGGAAATCTCTGGGGCGCTCTCTTCGAGCACCGCCGCACCGATGAAGCGCCGCTGCCGGACTGGTACCTGGCCAGGGTGGCGCGCGTACTGGCCGTGCTGGAAGCCGCCCTGCGCCCCCTGTTCCCCGCCGATGACGCGGCCGGCTGCTCGCAGGCGGCGCGGGTGCTGTGGGCCTCGTTGCACGGTATCTGTTCGCTCGGCGAATCCGGCAAGCTGCCGGTCATATCGGCGCAGTCCGTCGCCGACATGGCCAGTTCGCTGGTCGAAAACTATGTTGCCGGGTTGCGGATGCGGCAGGCGAAATTCCTTGCGGCAGGAGTATGA
- a CDS encoding glutathione S-transferase, giving the protein MLKIIGRITSGNVMKPLWAADEIGLEYEQVDWGGSFGGNDDPEYRAMNPMGLVPTLVDGDFTLFESNAITRYLCAKHSFGMLYPESLENRAVAEAWMDWKLNAVNPFMRDVFWGLVRTKPEDRDMAQIDRAIQEGIRIWSMLDRHLEGRDFIAGKDFTMGDIPLGPQAHRWMMLVKDRPAMPNFDAWYRRLTERPAYRKHCMIPLS; this is encoded by the coding sequence ATGCTGAAGATCATCGGCCGGATCACATCCGGCAATGTCATGAAGCCGCTCTGGGCGGCGGATGAAATCGGCCTCGAATACGAACAGGTCGACTGGGGCGGTTCCTTCGGCGGCAATGACGACCCGGAATACCGGGCGATGAACCCGATGGGGCTGGTGCCGACGCTGGTGGACGGGGATTTCACCCTGTTCGAATCGAACGCGATCACCCGGTATCTCTGCGCGAAACATTCCTTCGGGATGCTTTATCCGGAAAGCCTGGAAAACCGCGCTGTCGCGGAAGCCTGGATGGACTGGAAGCTGAACGCGGTCAATCCGTTCATGCGCGATGTGTTCTGGGGACTCGTGCGGACCAAGCCGGAAGACCGCGACATGGCGCAGATCGACAGGGCGATCCAGGAAGGCATCCGCATCTGGTCGATGCTGGACCGGCACCTTGAAGGGCGCGACTTCATTGCCGGGAAGGATTTCACCATGGGCGACATTCCGCTCGGTCCCCAGGCGCATCGCTGGATGATGCTGGTCAAGGACCGGCCCGCCATGCCGAATTTCGACGCCTGGTACCGGCGCCTGACCGAGCGCCCCGCCTACCGAAAACACTGCATGATACCGTTGTCGTAG
- a CDS encoding malate/lactate/ureidoglycolate dehydrogenase, with product MTVTIDHNKLRTIISEICAHAGSTGDEPKLVADNLVTANLMGHDSHGVGMLHRYVACAREGEAKLNAHAKIIVDNGAMIVVDGQAGLGQVIGGEAMDFGIERARRHGCAIVATRRSFHLGRIGAWAERCAEQGFVSMHHTNVVGHKPHVAPYGAREARYSTNPYTIGLPATDRNPMTILDMATSVVAMGKVRVAKNKGEQVAPGTLIDADGNETTDPNVMYTPPFGAAMPFGGHKGGGLALMNELLAGVLCGGHTMRPETNQPRDAILNSMLSIIIDPEKLIDHEFFTSEINATLEYVKAAKPIDPAKPVLVPGDPERIRKAEREANGVPIDDNTWEEILACGDSVGFGRNRIIDISAS from the coding sequence ATGACCGTCACGATCGACCATAACAAGCTGCGCACCATCATATCCGAAATCTGCGCCCATGCGGGCAGCACGGGGGACGAACCGAAACTCGTGGCCGACAATCTGGTGACGGCCAACCTGATGGGCCATGACAGCCACGGGGTCGGCATGCTGCACCGCTATGTCGCCTGCGCCAGGGAAGGCGAGGCGAAACTGAACGCCCATGCCAAGATCATCGTCGACAACGGCGCGATGATCGTCGTCGACGGGCAGGCCGGCCTTGGCCAGGTCATCGGCGGCGAGGCCATGGATTTCGGCATCGAGCGGGCGCGCCGGCATGGCTGCGCCATCGTCGCGACCCGGCGGTCCTTCCATCTGGGGCGCATCGGCGCCTGGGCGGAACGCTGTGCGGAACAGGGATTCGTGTCGATGCACCACACCAACGTGGTCGGGCACAAACCGCATGTCGCCCCCTATGGCGCGCGCGAGGCCCGCTATTCGACCAACCCCTATACCATCGGCCTGCCGGCGACGGACAGGAATCCGATGACGATCCTCGACATGGCGACCAGCGTGGTGGCGATGGGCAAGGTGCGGGTGGCGAAGAACAAGGGAGAGCAGGTTGCGCCCGGCACGCTGATCGACGCGGACGGCAACGAAACCACCGACCCGAACGTGATGTATACGCCGCCCTTCGGCGCGGCGATGCCGTTCGGCGGCCACAAGGGCGGCGGGCTGGCGCTGATGAACGAACTGCTGGCCGGGGTGCTGTGCGGCGGCCACACGATGCGGCCGGAAACCAATCAGCCGCGCGACGCGATCCTGAACAGCATGCTGAGCATCATCATCGACCCGGAGAAGCTGATCGATCATGAATTCTTCACCTCGGAAATCAACGCGACCCTGGAATATGTGAAGGCCGCGAAGCCGATCGACCCGGCGAAGCCGGTGCTCGTCCCCGGCGACCCGGAGCGCATCCGCAAGGCGGAGCGCGAAGCCAACGGCGTGCCGATCGACGACAATACCTGGGAGGAAATTCTGGCCTGCGGCGATTCCGTCGGGTTCGGCCGCAACCGGATCATCGATATCAGCGCGTCGTGA
- the polA gene encoding DNA polymerase I, which yields MTEVACAPKTGAATAPKHVFLIDGSGFIFRAFHALPPMTRPDGTPVNAVYGFTNMLMKLMEDTDADHIAVIFDAARKTFRSDIYPAYKAQRPPPPEDLVPQFDLIKALVEAFNVPSVQMEGYEADDLIATYARLARERGADVTIVSSDKDLMQIVTDKVTMLDTMKNVEIGPEGVLARFGVGPDKVVEVQALSGDSVDNVPGVPGIGIKTAAQLITEYGDLDTLLARAGEIKQNKRRENLIEFAGQARISRELVQLKNDVPVDRDLDSFALQELDVDRVIAFLREQGFKSVIARIESRHGVGPSAAGAPKAEAAYELVQDEAALSRWIAAAVRAGQVAFDTETTGLDAMRAELVGVSMSVAPGSACYVPLAHKSAKEQGAFDLGDGGGGAGEDAPLQMPRDRALELLRPMLEDPSVLKIGHNIKYDALLLLRHGIDIAPVDDTMLLSFVLDGGVHGHGMDELAELHLGHTCIPFKDVAGSGRNQITFDYVPLKAACNYAAEDADITLQLHRVLKPRLIEERMTTLYETIERPLLPVVAKMEREGVLVDPEALRGLSRDFATRMAALETEIHELAGEKFNIGSPKQLGEILFDKMSLPGGKKTKTGAYSTDFRVLEDLAAEGHDLPVRIVSWRQLSKLKSTYADSLVEQINPETGRIHTSYAMTGAQTGRMSSTDPNLQNIPIRTEEGRRIRQTFIAAPGKKLLSLDYSQIELRVLAHIAGIEALVQAFRDGLDIHAMTASEMFGVPIEGMDPIVRRNAKAINFGIIYGISPFGLARQLSIPQGEAKSYIEAYFERFPGIKDYMEAAREECRTNGYVTTLFGRRIHLPMINDKNPMRRNYAERQAINAPVQGSAADIIKRAMIRVPAALRAAKLDALMLLQVHDELLFEAPEGQVEETARVVGAVMEKATEPGLTLKVPLVVDAGSGDNWDEAH from the coding sequence ATGACCGAGGTCGCCTGTGCGCCGAAGACGGGGGCCGCCACCGCGCCGAAGCATGTCTTCCTGATCGACGGGTCCGGCTTTATCTTCCGCGCCTTCCACGCGCTGCCGCCGATGACCCGGCCCGACGGCACGCCGGTCAACGCGGTCTACGGCTTCACCAACATGCTGATGAAGCTGATGGAGGATACGGACGCGGACCATATCGCGGTGATCTTCGATGCCGCGCGAAAGACCTTCCGCAGCGATATCTACCCCGCCTACAAGGCGCAGCGGCCGCCGCCGCCGGAAGACCTTGTGCCGCAGTTCGACCTGATCAAGGCGCTGGTCGAGGCCTTCAATGTGCCCTCGGTGCAGATGGAGGGGTATGAGGCCGACGACCTGATCGCGACCTATGCCCGGCTGGCGCGCGAACGCGGCGCGGATGTCACCATCGTGTCGTCCGACAAGGACCTGATGCAGATCGTCACCGACAAGGTGACCATGCTGGATACGATGAAGAATGTCGAAATCGGGCCGGAGGGCGTGCTGGCAAGGTTCGGCGTCGGCCCGGACAAGGTGGTCGAGGTGCAGGCGCTGTCGGGGGATTCCGTGGACAACGTGCCCGGCGTGCCCGGCATCGGCATCAAGACGGCGGCGCAGCTGATTACGGAATATGGCGATCTCGATACGCTGCTGGCGCGGGCGGGGGAGATCAAGCAGAACAAGCGCCGGGAAAACCTGATCGAATTCGCCGGGCAGGCGCGGATCAGCCGCGAACTCGTGCAGCTGAAGAACGATGTGCCGGTTGACCGCGACCTGGACAGTTTCGCGCTGCAGGAGCTCGATGTGGACCGGGTGATCGCCTTCCTGCGCGAGCAGGGGTTCAAGTCGGTGATTGCCCGGATCGAAAGCCGGCACGGCGTGGGGCCGTCCGCGGCGGGTGCGCCGAAAGCCGAAGCCGCATACGAACTGGTGCAGGACGAAGCCGCCCTGTCGCGCTGGATCGCGGCGGCCGTCAGGGCCGGGCAGGTCGCCTTCGACACGGAAACCACCGGGCTGGACGCCATGCGCGCCGAACTCGTGGGGGTGTCGATGTCGGTCGCGCCGGGCAGCGCCTGTTACGTGCCGCTGGCGCATAAGTCGGCGAAGGAACAGGGCGCCTTCGACCTGGGCGATGGCGGCGGCGGCGCCGGCGAGGACGCGCCGCTCCAGATGCCGCGCGACCGGGCGCTCGAACTGCTCAGGCCGATGCTGGAGGACCCCTCGGTCCTCAAGATCGGGCACAATATCAAATACGACGCGCTGCTGCTGCTGCGCCACGGGATCGATATCGCGCCGGTCGACGACACGATGCTGCTGTCCTTCGTGCTGGACGGCGGGGTGCACGGGCATGGCATGGACGAACTGGCGGAACTGCATCTCGGCCATACCTGTATCCCCTTCAAGGATGTCGCCGGCAGCGGCCGCAACCAGATCACCTTCGACTATGTGCCGCTGAAGGCCGCGTGCAACTACGCCGCCGAGGACGCGGATATCACCCTGCAACTGCACCGGGTGCTGAAGCCGCGGCTGATCGAGGAGCGGATGACCACGCTGTACGAAACCATCGAGCGGCCGCTGTTGCCGGTGGTGGCCAAGATGGAGCGCGAGGGCGTGCTGGTCGATCCGGAAGCCCTGCGCGGACTGAGCCGCGATTTCGCGACCCGCATGGCGGCGCTGGAAACCGAAATCCACGAACTGGCCGGGGAAAAGTTCAACATCGGCTCGCCCAAGCAACTGGGCGAGATCCTGTTCGACAAGATGTCGCTGCCCGGCGGCAAGAAGACCAAGACCGGCGCCTACAGTACCGATTTCCGCGTGCTGGAGGACCTCGCCGCCGAAGGGCATGACCTGCCGGTCCGGATCGTCAGCTGGCGGCAGTTGTCGAAGCTGAAAAGCACCTATGCGGATTCGCTGGTCGAGCAGATCAACCCGGAAACCGGGCGGATCCATACCTCCTATGCGATGACCGGGGCGCAGACAGGCCGCATGTCCTCGACCGATCCGAACCTGCAGAACATTCCGATCCGGACCGAGGAAGGCCGCCGCATCCGCCAGACCTTCATCGCCGCGCCCGGGAAAAAGCTGTTGTCGCTGGACTACAGCCAGATCGAATTGCGGGTGCTGGCGCATATCGCGGGTATCGAGGCGCTGGTGCAGGCCTTCCGCGACGGGCTGGACATCCACGCGATGACGGCGAGCGAAATGTTCGGCGTGCCCATCGAGGGCATGGACCCGATTGTCCGCCGCAACGCCAAGGCGATCAATTTCGGCATCATCTACGGCATCAGCCCCTTCGGGCTGGCGCGGCAGTTGTCGATTCCGCAGGGCGAGGCGAAATCCTATATCGAGGCGTATTTCGAACGCTTCCCCGGAATAAAGGACTACATGGAGGCCGCGCGCGAGGAATGCCGCACCAACGGCTATGTGACGACCCTGTTCGGCCGCCGCATCCACCTGCCGATGATCAACGACAAGAACCCGATGCGCCGCAACTACGCCGAACGCCAGGCGATCAATGCGCCGGTGCAGGGCTCCGCCGCCGATATCATCAAGCGGGCGATGATCCGGGTGCCGGCGGCGCTGCGGGCGGCGAAGCTGGATGCGTTGATGCTGCTGCAGGTGCATGACGAACTGCTGTTCGAGGCGCCGGAAGGGCAGGTCGAGGAAACCGCGCGCGTCGTCGGCGCCGTGATGGAGAAGGCGACCGAGCCGGGCCTGACGCTCAAGGTGCCGCTGGTGGTCGATGCGGGCTCTGGCGACAACTGGGACGAAGCCCATTAA
- a CDS encoding zinc-finger domain-containing protein, with protein MDAPETVETETAHVSCDGGGGAAGHPKVYLVIGDAGFVECPYCDKRYALKAGAKRSVAH; from the coding sequence ATGGACGCGCCGGAAACCGTCGAGACCGAGACCGCGCATGTGAGTTGTGACGGGGGTGGCGGGGCTGCCGGCCATCCGAAGGTATATCTGGTCATTGGCGACGCGGGATTCGTCGAATGCCCCTATTGCGACAAGCGGTATGCGCTGAAGGCCGGCGCCAAGCGGTCGGTCGCGCACTGA
- a CDS encoding lysophospholipase produces MSAVRSALHKARRQTRAASWVVGICMMALGACAPRIAPMGAAPQAPTLAEDHIQTADGIRLPLRYWPAKDSAPRAVILALHGFNDYSKSFENPAAAWNEAGISVYAYDQRGFGDAPHRGMWGGIEAMTGDLIVTSRLLRRRHPGTPLYLLGESMGGAVILAAYADGGGGRPEADGVVLSAPAVWSRNHMPVYQRAALWLGAHTTPWLTLSGRGLKIKPSDNIEMLRALGRDPRVIKATRIDALWGLTDLMDRALAAAPALDTRALILYGKTEDLIPDAAQRDLLAVLPDTGLWRHTEYATGYHMLLRDLNAAVVLRDITDWALAAPEAPVEDGTAIAERPGGAARR; encoded by the coding sequence ATGTCCGCTGTACGATCCGCATTGCACAAGGCACGCCGCCAGACCCGCGCCGCTTCGTGGGTCGTCGGCATCTGCATGATGGCGCTCGGCGCCTGCGCGCCCCGGATCGCGCCCATGGGAGCCGCGCCGCAGGCCCCGACCCTGGCCGAAGACCATATCCAGACGGCGGACGGCATCCGGTTGCCGCTGCGGTACTGGCCGGCCAAAGATTCCGCGCCCCGGGCCGTCATCCTGGCGCTGCACGGCTTCAACGATTATTCGAAGAGTTTCGAGAATCCCGCCGCCGCCTGGAACGAGGCCGGGATTTCGGTCTATGCCTATGACCAGCGCGGCTTCGGCGATGCGCCGCATCGCGGGATGTGGGGCGGCATCGAGGCGATGACCGGCGACCTGATCGTCACCAGCCGCCTGCTGCGCCGGCGCCATCCGGGAACGCCGCTCTATCTGCTCGGCGAAAGCATGGGCGGCGCCGTCATCCTGGCCGCCTACGCCGACGGCGGAGGCGGCCGGCCCGAGGCCGACGGCGTGGTCCTGTCCGCGCCGGCGGTCTGGTCGCGCAACCACATGCCGGTCTACCAGCGCGCGGCGCTGTGGCTGGGCGCGCATACGACGCCCTGGCTGACGCTGTCGGGGCGGGGGCTGAAGATCAAGCCGTCGGACAATATCGAGATGCTGCGCGCGCTGGGCCGCGACCCGCGGGTGATCAAGGCGACGCGGATCGACGCGCTGTGGGGGCTGACCGACCTGATGGACCGGGCCCTGGCCGCCGCCCCCGCGCTGGATACGCGGGCGCTGATCCTGTACGGCAAGACGGAAGACCTCATCCCCGACGCGGCGCAGCGCGACCTGCTGGCGGTGCTGCCGGATACCGGGTTGTGGCGGCATACGGAATACGCGACCGGCTATCACATGCTGCTGCGCGACCTGAACGCGGCGGTCGTGCTCCGCGACATCACCGACTGGGCGCTTGCCGCGCCGGAAGCGCCGGTCGAGGACGGCACGGCCATCGCCGAACGCCCCGGCGGGGCCGCGCGGCGATAA
- a CDS encoding type II toxin-antitoxin system ParD family antitoxin: MATMNVSLPDAMKDWVEAQAQSGRYGNASDYVRDLIRHDQERKDKIAHMQTLVDEALESGLSEKSVADILKQARASAQAS, translated from the coding sequence ATGGCTACAATGAACGTATCCCTGCCTGACGCCATGAAGGACTGGGTTGAAGCGCAGGCGCAGTCCGGCCGTTATGGCAATGCAAGCGACTACGTGCGTGACCTCATTCGTCATGACCAGGAGCGCAAGGACAAAATCGCCCACATGCAAACACTTGTGGACGAAGCGCTGGAAAGCGGTCTCAGCGAAAAATCCGTTGCCGATATTTTAAAGCAGGCCCGCGCATCGGCGCAGGCTTCATAG
- a CDS encoding type II toxin-antitoxin system RelE/ParE family toxin produces MAYKLSVKAENDIHNAYLEGIRLFGVEQAEKYYAGLERAFEFLSDTPKAARERLEITPPVRVHPYRSHIIIYLIDNDDDVLILRVRHGREDWNDNPV; encoded by the coding sequence ATGGCCTATAAGCTCAGCGTCAAAGCCGAAAACGACATCCACAACGCATACCTGGAAGGCATTCGGTTATTCGGCGTCGAGCAGGCCGAAAAATATTACGCCGGTTTGGAGCGCGCATTCGAGTTTCTATCGGATACCCCCAAAGCGGCAAGAGAGCGTCTTGAAATTACGCCGCCAGTAAGGGTTCATCCCTATCGGTCGCACATTATCATCTACCTGATCGACAACGATGATGACGTTCTAATCCTCCGTGTCCGCCATGGCCGCGAAGACTGGAACGACAACCCTGTGTAA